A single window of Dermacentor albipictus isolate Rhodes 1998 colony chromosome 1, USDA_Dalb.pri_finalv2, whole genome shotgun sequence DNA harbors:
- the LOC139056085 gene encoding uncharacterized protein codes for MAATLCAAIVVAAVLTLADANGKVAVKPAAAKGAQPVAKPAAARPTVVVVRAKPGAHAQPQYDYWRPWYTYDTPSHHHGRRDSHRHVPHRPPQPHRQPHPQKNGMHWPANHGKSELGRGDDKAKGAYVQEAKPIAYDTIIQEEKKVVVKEEPKLVVKEVPKVVVEEKPKVVVEEVVVKEVPKVVVKEQPKVVLEEVVVKEVPKVVVKEQPKVVLEEVIVKEVPKKKHKKHKKIMISEVHDHDHHDCLSDWFKKLNKDLKKKGKKSKKSHGKTVILLRHQTPYYYYTQAPRYYVPRYNGYNGYNGYNGYNGYNGYNGYNGYNRY; via the exons ATGGCTGCTACTTTGTGCGCCGCCATTGTAGTGGCGGCGGTACTGA CGCTGGCGGACGCCAACGGCAAGGTCGCGGTGAAGCCAGCTGCCGCGAAGGGGGCCCAGCCGGTGGCCAAACCTGCGGCAGCCAGGCCGACAGTGGTGGTGGTTAGAGCGAAGCCAGGGGCACACGCGCAGCCCCAGTACGACTACTGGAGGCCCTGGTACACCTACGACACTCCTAGCCATCACCACGGCCGGAGGGACAGCCATAGGCATGTGCCCCACAGGCCGCCTCAGCCGCATAGGCAGCCACATCCACAGAAGAACGGGATGCACTGGCCGGCGAACCACGGTAAGAGTGAGTTGGGCcgtggtgacgacaaggccaaGGGCGCCTACGTACAAGAGGCGAAGCCCATCGCATATGACACGATCATCCAGGAAGAGAAGAAGGTCGTGGTCAAGGAGGAGCCCAAGCTCGTCGTCAAGGAGGTGCCCAAGGTGGTAGTCGAGGAAAAACCGAAGGTAGTCGTAGAGGAGGTGGTCGTCAAGGAAGTGCCCAAGGTGGTAGTCAAGGAACAACCGAAGGTTGTCCTAGAGGAGGTGGTCGTCAAGGAAGTGCCCAAGGTGGTAGTCAAGGAACAACCGAAGGTTGTCCTAGAGGAAGTGATCGTCAAGGAAGTGCCCAAGAAGAAGCACAAGAAGCACAAAAAGATTATGATTAGTGAGGTCCACGACCATGATCACCATGACTGCCTTTCAGACTGGTTCAAGAAACTCAACAAAGACCTAAAGAAGAAGGGCAAAAAGTCCAAGAAGTCCCATGGGAAAACCGTCATATTACTCCGCCACCAGACGCCGTACTACTATTACACCCAGGCTCCTAGGTACTATGTACCTAGGTACAACGGCTACAATGGCTACAATGGCTACAATGGCTACAACGGCTACAATGGCTACAATGGCTACAATGGCTACAATAGATACTAG